Proteins from a genomic interval of Epinephelus fuscoguttatus linkage group LG16, E.fuscoguttatus.final_Chr_v1:
- the sncga gene encoding synuclein, gamma a isoform X2 has translation MEAFRKGLSNVKDGVVAAAEKTKAGVGEAAAKTKEGVFYVGNKTMEGVVTGVNTVAQKSTEQANVVADTAVTGANEVAQATVEGVENAALATGFVTKASLPKTEAEGEQTEQAAQ, from the exons ATGGAAGCTTTCAGGAAGGGACTCTCCAACGTGAAGGACGGAGTGGTGGCTGCCGCAGAGAAGACGAAGGCCGGTGTTGGAGAGGCCGCTGCCAAGACCAAGGAGGGGGTCTTCTATGTTG GAAACAAGACGATGGAGGGAGTTGTGACCGGTGTtaacacag TCGCCCAGAAGTCGACCGAACAGGCCAATGTTGTAGCGGACACTGCGGTCACCGGGGCCAACGAGGTCGCCCAGGCAACGGTGGAGGGGGTGGAGAACGCAGCTCTGGCCACCGGATTCGTCACCAAg GCCAGCCTCCCAAAAACAGAAGCCGAGGGAGAACAGACCGAACAGGCTGCACAGTAG
- the sncga gene encoding synuclein, gamma a isoform X1, producing MEAFRKGLSNVKDGVVAAAEKTKAGVGEAAAKTKEGVFYVGNKTMEGVVTGVNTVAQKSTEQANVVADTAVTGANEVAQATVEGVENAALATGFVTKEEAEPVSEEASLPKTEAEGEQTEQAAQ from the exons ATGGAAGCTTTCAGGAAGGGACTCTCCAACGTGAAGGACGGAGTGGTGGCTGCCGCAGAGAAGACGAAGGCCGGTGTTGGAGAGGCCGCTGCCAAGACCAAGGAGGGGGTCTTCTATGTTG GAAACAAGACGATGGAGGGAGTTGTGACCGGTGTtaacacag TCGCCCAGAAGTCGACCGAACAGGCCAATGTTGTAGCGGACACTGCGGTCACCGGGGCCAACGAGGTCGCCCAGGCAACGGTGGAGGGGGTGGAGAACGCAGCTCTGGCCACCGGATTCGTCACCAAg GAGGAGGCGGAACCAGTGTCTGAGGAG GCCAGCCTCCCAAAAACAGAAGCCGAGGGAGAACAGACCGAACAGGCTGCACAGTAG